A single Sphingopyxis chilensis DNA region contains:
- the msrB gene encoding peptide-methionine (R)-S-oxide reductase MsrB, translating to MTDPKTEKTLDPMAHHVLREGGTERAFTGKYTDHKGDGVYRCAGCGTPLFDSRTKYDSGSGWPSYTAPAGEAAVSEHHDMSHGMIRTEVRCAKCEGHLGHVFPDGPGPEGLRYCINSAALDFADRGQDEASTGED from the coding sequence ATGACCGACCCGAAAACCGAAAAGACCCTCGACCCGATGGCGCATCATGTGCTGCGCGAAGGCGGCACCGAACGGGCGTTTACTGGCAAATATACCGACCACAAGGGCGACGGCGTTTATCGCTGCGCGGGATGCGGCACGCCGCTGTTCGACAGCCGCACCAAATATGACAGCGGGTCGGGATGGCCGAGCTATACCGCTCCTGCCGGCGAGGCCGCGGTCAGCGAGCATCATGACATGAGCCACGGCATGATCCGCACCGAAGTGCGCTGCGCGAAGTGCGAAGGCCACCTCGGTCATGTCTTTCCCGACGGCCCCGGGCCCGAAGGGCTGCGCTATTGCATCAACAGCGCGGCGCTTGACTTCGCGGACCGTGGGCAGGATGAGGCGTCAACCGGCGAAGATTGA
- a CDS encoding NAD(P)/FAD-dependent oxidoreductase, whose product MTGTDAIIIGAGPAGSAAAIGLARSGAKALLIERARETGDALCGGFLSWQTLARLDALGIGGVSLGGQAVRRVRLFAGQRRSETMLPGAALGVSRHRLDSLLQTAAVAAGAGLERGVHATAIGEGAVQTRDGGMLAAPSIFLATGKHGFRSFPREPAQWQRGDPVMGLRLRLPAHPGLERLVGDAVELHLFDRGYAGLVRQEDGSGNLCLAVHKSRLDQAGGDPAGLLRALGDTLPQLGERLAHADWSQDIDAIGHVPYGWRTGETARGLFRLGDQAGVIPSLAGEGMGLALASADAAVAAWHHGAVDAAPLFQRRLAAAMKRPFALADIVWRLGENRNTAGVVTSLASLFPSLVRMTSQATRIGSR is encoded by the coding sequence ATGACCGGGACCGACGCGATCATCATCGGCGCAGGCCCCGCCGGGTCGGCGGCGGCAATCGGGCTGGCGCGCAGCGGCGCCAAGGCGCTGCTGATCGAACGCGCGCGCGAAACGGGCGATGCGCTGTGCGGCGGTTTCCTGAGCTGGCAGACGCTGGCGCGGCTCGATGCGCTCGGGATCGGCGGGGTATCGCTGGGCGGGCAGGCGGTTCGGCGCGTTCGCCTGTTCGCAGGCCAGCGGCGGAGCGAAACGATGCTGCCGGGCGCGGCGCTTGGGGTGTCGCGTCATCGGCTCGATAGTCTGTTGCAGACCGCCGCGGTGGCCGCGGGCGCGGGGCTCGAACGCGGAGTTCATGCGACGGCGATTGGCGAAGGCGCCGTGCAGACGCGCGACGGCGGGATGCTGGCGGCGCCGTCAATCTTCCTCGCGACCGGCAAGCACGGCTTTCGGAGCTTTCCGCGCGAGCCCGCCCAATGGCAGCGAGGCGACCCCGTGATGGGGTTGCGGCTGCGGTTGCCCGCGCATCCCGGGCTCGAGCGGCTGGTCGGCGATGCGGTCGAGCTGCATCTGTTCGACCGCGGTTATGCAGGGCTGGTACGGCAGGAGGACGGCAGCGGCAATCTGTGCCTCGCGGTCCACAAATCGCGGCTCGATCAGGCCGGCGGCGATCCGGCCGGCTTGCTCCGGGCGCTGGGCGATACGCTCCCGCAGCTTGGCGAGCGGCTGGCGCACGCCGACTGGTCGCAAGACATCGATGCGATCGGCCATGTCCCCTATGGCTGGCGGACCGGCGAGACGGCGCGCGGCCTGTTTCGGCTCGGCGACCAGGCGGGCGTGATCCCCAGCCTCGCGGGCGAGGGCATGGGGCTCGCCCTGGCCAGCGCCGATGCCGCAGTGGCGGCGTGGCATCACGGCGCCGTCGATGCCGCGCCCCTGTTCCAGCGGCGTCTCGCCGCAGCAATGAAACGGCCGTTCGCGCTCGCCGACATCGTCTGGCGGCTCGGCGAAAACCGGAACACGGCCGGGGTCGTGACGAGCCTGGCGTCACTTTTCCCGTCGCTGGTGCGAATGACATCGCAAGCGACGCGCATCGGCTCGCGCTGA
- the ribB gene encoding 3,4-dihydroxy-2-butanone-4-phosphate synthase: MSTQLIDRIRSIVDDGTMSRSGLARAAGLHANSLRDLDSPGWNPTAETLRKLENWLANGSDLSPMASPEEIIAEARNGRMFILVDDEDRENEGDLVIPAQMATPDAINFMATHGRGLICLTLTKARVDTLGLELMSRQNGTRHETAFTTSIEAREGVTTGISAGDRARTVAVAIDAGKTRDDIVTPGHIFPLIARDGGVLVRAGHTEASVDIARLAGLNPSGVICEIMNDDGTMARLDDLIPFARRHGLKIGTIADLIAYRNRSDRLVECVSDEPFESDYGGDWRLKSYRNKIDGTVNLVLQKGPVDPEGVTLVRMHPVSIFDDIMGRPGPKKRRLQRSMDAIGEAGAGVIVMLMRPLPGSADADALPPPTGGMDLRTYGIGAQILADLGVHAMELLTPTHSNIVGLEGYGLSVVGERPIPGEA, encoded by the coding sequence ATGTCTACACAGCTCATCGATCGGATCCGCTCTATCGTCGACGACGGGACGATGTCCCGCTCGGGCCTCGCGCGCGCCGCCGGTCTTCACGCCAACAGCCTGCGCGACCTCGATTCGCCCGGCTGGAACCCCACCGCCGAAACGCTGCGCAAGCTCGAAAACTGGCTGGCGAACGGCAGCGACCTGTCGCCGATGGCCAGCCCCGAGGAAATTATCGCCGAGGCGCGCAACGGCCGCATGTTCATCCTCGTCGACGACGAGGACCGCGAGAATGAGGGCGACCTCGTCATTCCCGCGCAGATGGCGACCCCCGACGCGATCAACTTCATGGCGACGCACGGCCGCGGCCTTATCTGCCTGACGCTGACGAAAGCGCGCGTCGATACGCTCGGGCTCGAACTGATGAGCCGCCAGAACGGTACGCGGCACGAAACCGCCTTTACGACCTCGATCGAGGCGCGCGAGGGCGTCACCACCGGGATTTCGGCGGGCGACCGCGCGCGCACTGTCGCGGTCGCGATCGACGCTGGCAAGACGCGCGACGACATTGTCACGCCGGGCCATATCTTTCCGCTGATCGCGCGTGACGGCGGCGTGCTCGTGCGCGCCGGCCACACCGAGGCATCGGTCGATATCGCGCGGCTCGCCGGGCTGAACCCCTCGGGAGTGATCTGCGAGATCATGAACGACGACGGGACGATGGCGCGCCTCGACGACCTCATCCCCTTCGCGCGGCGCCACGGGCTGAAGATTGGTACGATCGCCGACCTGATCGCCTATCGCAACCGCAGCGACCGGCTGGTCGAATGCGTGTCCGACGAACCGTTCGAATCGGATTATGGCGGCGACTGGCGGCTCAAATCCTATCGCAACAAGATCGACGGCACGGTCAATCTGGTGCTGCAGAAAGGACCGGTCGATCCCGAGGGCGTGACCCTGGTGCGCATGCATCCCGTCTCGATCTTCGACGATATCATGGGCCGGCCGGGCCCCAAGAAGCGCCGCCTGCAACGCTCGATGGACGCGATCGGCGAAGCGGGCGCCGGCGTGATCGTCATGCTGATGCGCCCGCTCCCCGGTTCTGCCGATGCCGACGCGCTTCCACCGCCCACGGGCGGCATGGATCTTCGCACTTACGGGATCGGCGCGCAGATCCTCGCCGACCTCGGCGTCCACGCGATGGAACTGCTCACCCCCACCCACAGCAATATCGTCGGGCTCGAGGGCTATGGCCTGTCGGTCGTCGGCGAACGCCCCATTCCCGGAGAAGCCTGA
- a CDS encoding transglycosylase domain-containing protein, giving the protein MRRERQQASSNKSSSSSKGRGPARGAPPRWRLWLRRAFRWGLGLAVVGLVALGVAVGIAVQRMPSFEELKKSPAGQTIRVRAADGTVFLSLGPNYGRWLTLRETPQVMQDAMVAVEDRRFRYHPGVDPVGMARAAAFAVENYGTGRRMQGASTITQQLARNIFLSNSYTWARKMREMILSLALEWKFSKDQILELYLNKVYFGGGSYGIDAASNSFFGHSATEMSLSEAAVVAGLVKAPSRYSPTADAQAALGRAGVVLDVMVDAGVITRAQADAAEPANVQLAKETGQNSARYFSDWALPQLDMLIDEGSEALDVYTTIDLGMQRAATAAIQADTPKGVQGALVSLDRDGAVRAMVGGTDYVTSNYNRATQALRQPGSAWKLFVYMAALEAGYKVNDPVVDEPVTINGWSPRNSSGRFAGTMDLRSAFAYSVNTVAAKLGDEVGFSAVANMARRFGITTPVNTHPSMVLGSAEVRVIDMTAAFAAVSRGGVSVQPYGITKVTTASGELLYQRPAERGATLVDHWVAAGITDLLQTAVNTGTGRAAQIGRPVAGKTGTTSSNKDGWFLGFSSGITTGVWMGRDDAKPVGGLQGGRAPAQAFADYMRVAVARRPVEQFDTEVVLPEWQLEDEGEAYMGEPGEEGFVDENGMPIELPYDSRPPEPTGPIPPPADEGPVLDQQWIEEQTGRRPPADNGAAPRNGGQPKIITVPKIVPPPTTRPPPQRPSSEPSE; this is encoded by the coding sequence TTGCGCCGCGAGAGACAGCAGGCTTCGTCGAATAAATCGTCATCGTCCAGCAAAGGCCGCGGCCCGGCACGCGGCGCGCCGCCGCGCTGGCGCCTTTGGCTGCGCCGCGCCTTCCGCTGGGGCCTCGGCCTCGCGGTCGTCGGCCTCGTCGCGCTGGGCGTCGCGGTCGGCATCGCGGTGCAGCGGATGCCGAGCTTCGAAGAGCTCAAGAAATCGCCCGCAGGGCAGACGATCCGCGTCCGCGCCGCCGACGGCACGGTCTTCCTGTCGCTCGGACCCAATTACGGCCGCTGGTTGACCCTGCGCGAAACGCCGCAGGTGATGCAGGACGCGATGGTGGCGGTCGAGGACCGGCGTTTTCGTTATCATCCGGGCGTCGATCCCGTCGGCATGGCGCGCGCCGCGGCGTTTGCCGTCGAAAATTACGGCACCGGGCGCCGGATGCAGGGCGCGTCGACGATCACGCAGCAGCTCGCGCGCAACATCTTCCTGTCGAACAGCTATACTTGGGCGCGCAAGATGCGCGAGATGATCCTGTCGCTCGCGCTCGAATGGAAATTCTCGAAGGACCAGATCCTCGAACTCTATCTGAACAAGGTCTATTTCGGCGGCGGCAGCTATGGCATCGACGCCGCGTCGAACAGCTTCTTCGGCCATAGCGCCACCGAAATGTCGCTGTCGGAGGCCGCCGTCGTCGCCGGGCTCGTCAAGGCGCCGTCGCGCTATTCGCCGACCGCCGACGCGCAGGCCGCTTTGGGTCGCGCCGGCGTGGTGCTCGACGTGATGGTTGACGCGGGCGTGATCACCCGCGCACAGGCCGACGCCGCCGAACCGGCCAATGTCCAGCTCGCCAAGGAAACCGGGCAGAACAGCGCGCGCTATTTCAGCGACTGGGCCTTGCCGCAGCTCGACATGCTGATCGACGAAGGCAGCGAGGCATTGGACGTCTACACGACGATCGACCTCGGCATGCAGCGCGCGGCGACCGCGGCGATCCAGGCCGACACGCCGAAGGGCGTGCAGGGCGCGCTGGTGTCGCTCGACCGCGACGGCGCGGTGCGCGCGATGGTCGGCGGCACCGACTATGTCACCTCAAACTATAACCGCGCGACGCAGGCGCTGCGTCAGCCGGGATCGGCGTGGAAATTGTTCGTCTATATGGCGGCGCTCGAGGCGGGGTATAAGGTCAATGACCCGGTCGTCGACGAGCCCGTCACGATCAACGGCTGGAGCCCGCGCAATTCGTCGGGCCGTTTCGCGGGCACGATGGATCTGCGCAGCGCCTTTGCCTATTCGGTCAACACCGTCGCGGCTAAACTGGGCGACGAAGTCGGATTTTCGGCGGTCGCGAACATGGCGCGCCGCTTCGGCATCACCACCCCCGTCAACACGCACCCCTCGATGGTGCTCGGCAGCGCCGAAGTCCGCGTCATCGACATGACTGCGGCCTTTGCCGCGGTATCGCGCGGCGGCGTGTCGGTACAACCCTATGGCATCACCAAGGTGACCACGGCGAGCGGCGAACTGCTCTATCAGCGCCCTGCCGAGCGCGGAGCCACGCTGGTCGACCATTGGGTCGCCGCGGGGATCACCGACCTTTTGCAAACCGCGGTGAACACCGGCACCGGCCGGGCGGCGCAGATCGGTCGTCCCGTCGCGGGCAAGACGGGAACGACGTCGAGCAACAAGGACGGCTGGTTTCTGGGCTTTTCGAGCGGCATCACCACCGGCGTGTGGATGGGCCGCGATGATGCGAAGCCCGTCGGCGGTCTGCAGGGGGGACGCGCCCCGGCACAGGCCTTCGCCGATTATATGCGCGTCGCGGTCGCGCGGCGACCGGTCGAACAGTTCGATACCGAAGTCGTGTTGCCCGAATGGCAGCTCGAGGACGAGGGCGAAGCCTATATGGGAGAGCCCGGCGAAGAAGGATTCGTCGATGAAAATGGCATGCCGATCGAGCTGCCCTATGACAGCCGGCCGCCCGAACCGACGGGACCGATACCGCCGCCCGCCGACGAAGGGCCCGTGCTCGACCAGCAATGGATCGAGGAGCAGACCGGACGGCGCCCGCCCGCCGACAATGGCGCGGCCCCCAGGAACGGCGGCCAGCCCAAGATCATCACGGTGCCGAAAATCGTCCCGCCACCGACGACGAGACCGCCGCCACAGCGGCCGTCGTCGGAGCCTTCCGAATAG
- the ribH gene encoding 6,7-dimethyl-8-ribityllumazine synthase: MAHVLIVEARFYSRLNDMLLDGVRSALEAEGHSHETVTVPGALEVPAAISLAADAGRFDAYVALGVVIRGETYHFEVVSNESARGIMALTLDGLAIGNGILTVENEEQALARADKTRKDKGGEAAKAALAMLALKEQFGIG; encoded by the coding sequence ATGGCGCACGTCCTGATCGTCGAAGCCCGTTTCTACAGCCGTTTGAACGACATGCTCCTCGACGGCGTGCGCAGCGCGCTCGAGGCCGAGGGGCACAGCCACGAGACGGTAACCGTTCCCGGCGCATTGGAAGTGCCCGCCGCGATCTCGCTCGCAGCCGACGCCGGACGCTTTGACGCCTATGTCGCGCTCGGCGTCGTGATCCGCGGCGAGACCTATCATTTCGAGGTCGTGTCAAACGAAAGCGCGCGCGGCATCATGGCGCTGACGCTCGACGGGCTGGCGATCGGCAACGGCATCCTGACGGTCGAGAATGAGGAACAGGCGCTTGCGCGCGCCGACAAGACGCGCAAGGATAAGGGCGGCGAAGCGGCCAAAGCCGCGCTCGCGATGCTGGCCCTCAAGGAACAATTCGGTATTGGTTGA
- a CDS encoding ankyrin repeat domain-containing protein, producing the protein MFRRAEFRLASSLMLLAVAGLVHPAQAQFRGGYAFLQAVDNRDGTKATEALKDDPSFVNTRNPDTGETALIIVAKRRDISWLRFLLAKGADPSIGDRQDVTPLMHTALINFTDGAEELLDRKAPVDQTNRRGETALILAVQAKNAAMVRLLVKRGANPDKADHIAGMSARDYAKRDDRSGRIVALLEAKADAPAREFGPTFGPQ; encoded by the coding sequence ATGTTTCGACGCGCGGAGTTCCGCCTCGCCTCTTCCCTCATGCTGCTCGCGGTTGCGGGGCTCGTCCACCCGGCGCAGGCGCAGTTCCGCGGCGGCTATGCCTTTTTGCAGGCGGTCGACAACCGCGATGGAACCAAGGCGACCGAAGCGCTGAAGGACGATCCCTCGTTCGTCAACACGCGCAACCCCGACACGGGCGAGACCGCGCTGATCATCGTCGCCAAGCGGCGCGATATCAGCTGGCTGCGTTTCCTGCTCGCCAAGGGCGCTGATCCGTCGATCGGCGATCGCCAGGACGTGACTCCCTTGATGCACACCGCGCTTATCAACTTCACCGACGGCGCCGAAGAGCTCCTCGACAGGAAGGCGCCCGTCGACCAGACCAACCGGCGCGGCGAAACCGCGCTGATCCTCGCGGTGCAGGCAAAAAATGCCGCGATGGTGCGCCTGCTCGTCAAGCGCGGGGCGAATCCCGACAAGGCCGACCATATCGCGGGCATGTCGGCACGCGATTACGCCAAACGTGACGATCGCAGCGGACGAATTGTCGCCTTGCTCGAAGCCAAGGCCGATGCGCCAGCGCGCGAGTTCGGTCCGACCTTCGGCCCGCAATGA
- a CDS encoding M48 family metallopeptidase, which yields MSNASFDPSTDRPHIRVGDDAWPVRVVRHAQSRRYRLVFDGARGELRLTVPYRASERAALKWAGEQQAWLAEQAGKAVVPIMVGPGSVLPFRGIERHIDWAPAAPRAIRLEDDRLHVGGPVETLGRRLERWLKAQALELMERESREIAAVAGLAVGRVGVGDPRSRWGSCTHDGDLRYSWRLVMAPNHVRRATVAHEVAHLRHMDHGAGFHALVDELHDGDVAAARGWLRREGRMLHRYRFTA from the coding sequence TTGTCGAACGCATCATTTGATCCGTCGACCGACCGGCCGCACATCCGGGTCGGGGACGACGCCTGGCCGGTGCGCGTCGTCCGCCATGCGCAGTCGCGCCGTTATCGCCTGGTTTTCGATGGCGCGCGCGGCGAACTGCGACTGACGGTGCCGTATCGCGCCAGTGAGCGCGCTGCGCTCAAATGGGCCGGCGAACAGCAGGCCTGGCTCGCCGAACAGGCGGGCAAGGCGGTGGTGCCGATCATGGTCGGACCAGGCTCAGTGCTGCCGTTCCGCGGGATCGAACGCCATATTGACTGGGCGCCGGCCGCACCGCGCGCGATCCGCCTGGAGGACGACAGGCTGCACGTCGGTGGCCCGGTCGAAACGCTCGGGCGGCGCCTCGAACGCTGGTTGAAGGCGCAGGCTCTCGAACTGATGGAACGCGAGAGCCGCGAAATCGCAGCCGTCGCGGGGCTTGCGGTTGGGCGCGTAGGCGTCGGCGATCCGCGCAGCCGCTGGGGAAGCTGCACCCACGACGGCGACCTGCGCTACAGCTGGCGGCTGGTGATGGCGCCGAACCATGTCCGCCGCGCAACCGTCGCGCACGAGGTCGCGCACCTGCGGCACATGGACCATGGCGCGGGATTCCACGCGCTTGTCGACGAACTGCACGACGGCGACGTCGCGGCGGCGCGCGGCTGGCTGCGCCGCGAAGGGCGTATGCTCCACCGCTATCGCTTCACAGCCTGA
- a CDS encoding SCO family protein gives MMNIANMGQRLVRASLILAFGAALAGCNGTADNAPAKPPLEGARIGGPFTLIDQNGNTVRDTDFAGQYRLVYFGYSFCPDICPVDLQKLMRGLSQFEKADATRGAKVVPLFITVDPERDTPEALKPFVARYHPHLLGLTGAPEQIAAAAKAYVVTYNKVPGSAPDRYLMAHSQLAFLMDPDGKPLALLPLDDPSTDVDEGAPDKVAAELAKWVK, from the coding sequence ATGATGAATATCGCAAATATGGGACAAAGGCTTGTTCGTGCAAGTCTGATCCTCGCTTTCGGCGCGGCGCTCGCAGGATGCAATGGCACGGCGGATAACGCGCCCGCCAAGCCTCCGCTCGAGGGTGCGCGGATCGGCGGCCCGTTCACGCTCATCGACCAGAATGGAAATACCGTCCGCGATACCGATTTCGCGGGCCAATATCGGCTCGTCTATTTCGGCTACAGCTTCTGCCCCGACATCTGCCCGGTCGACCTGCAAAAGCTGATGCGCGGCCTGTCGCAGTTCGAAAAAGCCGACGCGACGCGCGGCGCCAAGGTCGTGCCGCTCTTCATCACCGTCGATCCCGAACGCGACACGCCCGAGGCGCTGAAGCCCTTCGTCGCGCGCTACCACCCGCACCTGCTCGGCCTGACCGGCGCGCCCGAACAGATCGCCGCGGCCGCCAAGGCCTATGTCGTCACATATAACAAGGTGCCGGGCTCGGCACCCGACCGCTATCTGATGGCGCACAGCCAGCTCGCTTTCCTGATGGATCCCGACGGCAAGCCGCTCGCCCTGCTGCCCCTCGACGACCCTTCGACCGATGTCGACGAGGGCGCGCCCGACAAGGTCGCTGCCGAGCTGGCGAAATGGGTCAAATAG
- a CDS encoding YcgN family cysteine cluster protein, with protein MTGATSERPFWEAPLASLDAGQWEALCDGCGKCCLHKLEDEDTGRIYPTNVACRLLDLSSARCGDYKHRRRHVPDCLTLTKAKVDDLEWLPQSCAYRLRAEGEPLPDWHYLVCGDREAVHRAGQSIVGWTVGEDVAGPLENHLVERII; from the coding sequence ATGACGGGGGCGACATCGGAGCGCCCCTTCTGGGAAGCGCCGCTAGCCAGCCTCGACGCCGGGCAATGGGAGGCCTTGTGCGACGGCTGCGGCAAATGCTGCCTGCACAAGCTGGAAGACGAGGATACGGGGCGCATCTATCCCACCAATGTCGCGTGCCGCCTACTCGATCTTTCGTCCGCGCGCTGCGGCGATTACAAGCATCGCCGCCGGCACGTTCCGGACTGTTTGACGCTGACCAAAGCGAAGGTCGATGACCTCGAATGGCTGCCGCAGAGTTGCGCCTATCGCTTGCGCGCGGAGGGTGAACCCTTGCCCGACTGGCATTATCTCGTCTGCGGCGATCGCGAAGCGGTGCATCGCGCGGGACAGTCGATCGTCGGCTGGACGGTCGGCGAGGATGTCGCGGGGCCGCTCGAGAATCATCTTGTCGAACGCATCATTTGA
- a CDS encoding methyltransferase domain-containing protein: protein MNPFASLVQPIAREEEMDAAELSPERYAKVLADLSRINALTLAPRPTLGFLERVRARGIGARPWRILDVGFGAGDMLARIARWGERRGIGLDLAGVDLNPNSEAVARARLGRRARLISGDYRDLAGQGWDMIMSSLVSHHMTPVQRTEFLRFMESEAACGWLVNDLHRHRLPFAGYPLLATLARVDPIVRRDGQLSVGRGFRRAEWAAMLAGALPDVAGECRIFRSFPWRLCVERIR, encoded by the coding sequence ATGAACCCCTTCGCCAGCCTCGTGCAGCCGATCGCGCGCGAGGAGGAGATGGACGCGGCCGAGCTGTCGCCCGAACGCTATGCGAAGGTGCTTGCCGACCTGTCGCGGATCAACGCCCTGACGCTGGCGCCGCGCCCGACGCTGGGCTTCCTCGAACGGGTCCGCGCGCGCGGCATCGGCGCCCGGCCATGGCGAATCCTCGACGTCGGCTTCGGTGCGGGTGACATGCTCGCGCGGATCGCGCGCTGGGGCGAACGCCGGGGCATTGGCCTCGATCTCGCCGGGGTCGACCTCAACCCGAACAGCGAGGCCGTCGCCCGGGCGCGGCTTGGCCGGCGGGCGCGGCTCATCTCCGGCGACTATCGCGATCTGGCCGGACAGGGATGGGACATGATCATGTCGAGCCTCGTCAGCCATCATATGACACCCGTGCAGCGGACCGAATTTCTGCGCTTCATGGAAAGCGAGGCGGCATGCGGCTGGCTGGTCAACGACCTTCACCGCCACCGCCTGCCCTTTGCCGGCTATCCTTTGCTCGCGACGCTGGCGCGGGTTGATCCGATCGTGCGGCGCGACGGGCAATTGTCGGTCGGCCGCGGTTTTCGCCGCGCCGAATGGGCGGCGATGCTCGCCGGCGCGCTGCCTGACGTTGCAGGCGAATGCCGCATCTTCCGCAGCTTTCCCTGGCGCCTCTGCGTCGAGCGCATCCGATGA
- a CDS encoding DUF4402 domain-containing protein produces the protein MRLFFGFALAFGIAPSAGAQCLLCTQDKAASGGAAKTEAPLRIEVETRLDMGRLAVGAMGGEVELDPVSGARRVRGDVVDLGGLALTGVVTVRGEPGAEVRVILPASVDLEGGHGRTARVTGLVTDLSAAPRLGADGRLRFRFGGRLQVAALDDGDYRGRIPVTVEYQ, from the coding sequence TTGCGTCTTTTCTTTGGCTTTGCACTGGCTTTCGGCATTGCGCCCTCCGCGGGCGCGCAATGCCTGCTCTGCACACAGGACAAGGCGGCGAGCGGCGGGGCGGCCAAGACCGAAGCGCCGCTGCGTATCGAAGTCGAAACCCGGCTCGACATGGGCCGCCTCGCCGTCGGCGCGATGGGCGGCGAGGTCGAGCTCGATCCGGTGTCTGGCGCGCGGCGCGTGCGCGGCGATGTCGTCGATCTGGGCGGGTTGGCGCTGACCGGTGTCGTGACCGTGCGCGGCGAACCCGGCGCCGAGGTGCGCGTGATCCTGCCCGCGAGCGTCGACCTCGAAGGCGGCCACGGCCGCACCGCGCGCGTCACCGGCCTTGTCACCGACCTGTCGGCCGCGCCACGCCTTGGCGCCGACGGCCGGTTGCGGTTTCGCTTCGGTGGCCGGTTGCAAGTCGCGGCGCTCGACGACGGTGATTATCGGGGCCGGATCCCGGTGACGGTGGAGTATCAGTAG
- a CDS encoding type III polyketide synthase, producing MCAMITPLPCPRLNALATAVPGHDIHQAFIEWATSRLGDERVRAIFIRMAARSGIDHRWSVLPPTGAGGSPVAADGFYDVPGLPPTSVRMAAYAEHAPDLAMQAIAGLGDALDPARVTHLVVASCTGFVAPGIDQILARRLGLSATVERVLIGFMGCYAGVTALRTARHIVRSEPGAVVLVVSVELSTLHLSLADAPEPLLAMLQFSDGAAAGIVSAAASGLELGEGRSLALDDSEELIRWDIGDKGFEMTLSGEVPGRLRETLARPDVQRELFGDAGAPPLLAVHAGGRSVLDAVEHALAVAPEALGDSRAVLARFGNMSSATILFVLTDMMARGARGDGLAIAFGPGLAAEAIRFRA from the coding sequence ATGTGCGCGATGATCACACCCCTGCCGTGCCCCCGGCTGAACGCCCTCGCCACCGCGGTTCCGGGGCATGACATCCATCAAGCCTTTATCGAATGGGCGACGTCGCGGCTGGGCGACGAGCGTGTGCGCGCGATCTTTATCCGGATGGCGGCGCGGTCGGGGATCGACCATCGTTGGTCGGTGCTGCCGCCCACCGGAGCGGGCGGGTCGCCTGTAGCGGCGGACGGTTTCTACGACGTTCCCGGCCTGCCGCCCACATCGGTCCGTATGGCCGCCTATGCCGAACATGCGCCCGACCTCGCGATGCAGGCGATCGCGGGCCTCGGCGATGCGCTCGATCCGGCGCGCGTCACACATCTGGTCGTCGCGAGCTGCACCGGCTTCGTTGCCCCCGGCATCGACCAGATCCTCGCGCGGCGGCTGGGGCTTTCCGCGACGGTCGAGCGCGTTCTGATCGGCTTCATGGGTTGTTATGCCGGGGTCACCGCGCTGCGCACGGCGCGGCATATCGTGCGATCGGAGCCGGGCGCGGTCGTTCTGGTCGTGAGCGTCGAATTGTCGACGCTGCACCTCAGCCTGGCCGACGCGCCCGAACCGCTGCTTGCGATGCTGCAGTTCAGCGACGGCGCGGCGGCGGGAATCGTATCGGCGGCGGCGAGTGGTCTCGAACTGGGCGAAGGCCGCAGCCTTGCGCTGGATGATAGCGAAGAGCTGATCCGCTGGGACATCGGCGACAAGGGTTTCGAGATGACGCTGTCGGGTGAAGTGCCGGGACGGCTGCGCGAAACGCTCGCCCGTCCGGACGTCCAGCGCGAATTGTTCGGCGATGCCGGCGCGCCGCCGTTGCTCGCGGTCCACGCCGGCGGCCGGTCGGTGCTCGATGCGGTCGAACATGCGCTGGCGGTCGCGCCGGAGGCGCTCGGCGATAGCCGCGCGGTGCTCGCGCGTTTCGGCAATATGTCGTCGGCGACGATCTTGTTCGTGCTCACCGACATGATGGCGCGCGGCGCGCGCGGCGACGGACTTGCGATCGCTTTCGGCCCTGGCCTCGCCGCCGAGGCGATCCGGTTCCGGGCATGA